One genomic window of Candidatus Pseudobacter hemicellulosilyticus includes the following:
- a CDS encoding RNA polymerase sigma-70 factor, translating to MNHVGAIQNGDQPVFEALYHSYHQRFYFYVLKHTASAEMAEEVVQTAFMKLWEKRTDLSGKFPVEVQLARVVRSVMIDALRRKAAERKALNVLRQSTEEAISSDPIVSKQLNEKVAEAIDSLPPECRKIFILSREEGLSYNQIADSLSISPKTVENQISKALKVVRKAAALCTLLLFY from the coding sequence ATGAATCATGTAGGCGCAATACAAAATGGTGACCAGCCTGTTTTTGAGGCTTTATACCATTCCTACCACCAGCGTTTTTATTTTTACGTGCTAAAGCACACTGCCTCTGCAGAAATGGCGGAAGAGGTGGTGCAGACTGCTTTTATGAAGCTCTGGGAGAAAAGAACAGACCTCTCCGGTAAATTTCCTGTTGAAGTGCAGTTGGCCAGGGTTGTCCGGTCTGTTATGATCGATGCGCTGCGCCGGAAAGCTGCTGAACGCAAAGCCCTGAATGTACTCCGTCAATCCACTGAAGAAGCCATTAGCAGTGATCCTATAGTAAGTAAGCAACTGAATGAAAAAGTGGCCGAAGCCATTGACAGTTTGCCTCCTGAATGCAGGAAAATATTCATCCTCAGCCGGGAAGAAGGCCTCTCCTATAATCAGATAGCAGATAGTTTGTCCATTTCACCCAAAACAGTGGAGAACCAGATCTCCAAAGCATTGAAAGTGGTCAGAAAGGCTGCGGCTCTTTGCACCCTCCTGCTATTTTACTGA
- a CDS encoding FecR family protein — protein MTIDKELIEKFFRNQCTDTEAAMVQEYFAQHPEQAEQYLPLQEILADGPARLDEAVTERMLRRIRETYPVKGRVIPAKRLIWYAAAAVMLGIIVVSGKLLFRETEKEKTLAIAATVKKNSVQLLKTVENELAKPMDVRLPDGSAVRIFPGSRIRYLPDFEEDKRQLQLTGKAQFDVRKDVARPFTVTTTDVTVAVLGTSFVVTELTDHKTTIQLIAGSVAVRPRYAKKDYKQVILKPGDELMVTSDEQGSYTMKNVRRQQQALRPLQQEEDPASDTDALTFKNHRLKDIFSRMEERFGLVIKDETGAGIEEKLFTGKFMADDDREFILKTICNLHGLHYRIDGDTVLITK, from the coding sequence ATGACAATCGATAAGGAATTAATAGAAAAGTTTTTCAGGAACCAGTGTACGGATACCGAAGCGGCCATGGTACAGGAATATTTTGCGCAACATCCTGAGCAGGCAGAGCAATATCTTCCATTGCAGGAAATCCTGGCTGACGGCCCGGCCAGACTGGACGAGGCTGTAACAGAACGGATGCTGCGGCGGATTCGTGAAACCTATCCTGTCAAAGGCAGGGTTATCCCTGCTAAAAGACTGATCTGGTATGCGGCGGCCGCTGTTATGTTGGGTATTATAGTGGTAAGCGGAAAGCTCCTTTTTCGGGAGACTGAGAAGGAAAAGACTTTGGCTATAGCCGCCACCGTAAAGAAGAATAGCGTACAGTTGTTGAAAACAGTAGAGAATGAGTTGGCAAAACCTATGGATGTCCGGCTGCCTGATGGATCTGCTGTCAGGATATTTCCCGGTAGCCGCATCCGGTATCTCCCGGATTTTGAAGAGGATAAACGGCAGCTGCAACTGACAGGGAAAGCCCAGTTTGATGTGAGAAAGGATGTTGCCAGGCCATTCACCGTGACCACCACAGATGTTACGGTAGCTGTGCTGGGAACCTCTTTTGTGGTAACAGAGCTGACTGATCATAAAACTACCATACAACTGATTGCAGGCAGCGTAGCTGTGCGCCCCCGCTATGCTAAGAAAGATTACAAGCAGGTGATATTAAAGCCAGGTGATGAACTGATGGTCACCAGCGACGAACAGGGTAGCTATACCATGAAAAATGTCCGTCGGCAGCAGCAGGCGCTCCGTCCACTGCAGCAGGAGGAAGATCCGGCCAGTGATACCGATGCGCTTACGTTCAAGAATCATCGATTGAAGGATATATTCAGCAGGATGGAAGAAAGGTTTGGCCTGGTCATTAAGGATGAAACGGGCGCAGGTATTGAAGAGAAGCTGTTTACCGGGAAATTCATGGCGGATGATGACCGTGAATTCATACTGAAAACTATCTGCAACCTGCATGGACTGCATTACAGGATAGATGGCGATACTGTATTGATCACAAAATAA
- a CDS encoding TonB-dependent receptor, whose translation MKQATMLLKLLLMVPILLGTMSAAAQSPQIKGTVLDEQGNPLMGVTVIVKKGKTEAASAVTEKDGSFSVLHLKMSTAYDLNFSYVGFEAYVEKNVVVKSDMSALLIRMKKQQNDLDQVVVVGYGSVKKRDLTGSVTSVKGPDLTAFVVPDPVMGLQGRAAGVQVSQNTGAPDGDFTIRIRGVNSIKGNNSPLYIVDGIPFSNYSINSYDIESIEILKDASATAIYGSRGANGVLIITTKRGKSGRTNINYNFDYGMQSRIKSLDLMDAQEWARFYNEYLVNAAILTQPAFTETEISAMGKGTDWQDLMLKDAPISNHNLTFSGGSEKTRYFVSGSALLRDGLIQNSSFNKYNVRSSLDFSPNQLLDVALQLGYSSVARMNQADGGGNGGSSMFGAIYSASPLFTPYDDNGKYRDLRSVYAWSSHELKNPVIMANEAAYKTVFNLSNMNASVNFKPLHGLSIRSSLGIENSDGRYDGYTTSKYIYQNNSASVNHQRYTSLTNENTINYALAMGNEHKLDMLAGYTYQQYVSRRISASGNTFLSDGSGTNDLGSAEIINTPASAYTKWVLMSYLGRLNYTFRDKYLFTASIRADGSSRYSAGQRWGYFPSAAVAWRVSKESFMDALTAVSDLKLRASYGKTGSTAIDPYSTQNLLQSGKAATGNGNYTYYAPGNTYPGSLKWETTTQYDIGFDLGLFNQRIRITGDYYYKFTTDLLNTVFLPSSSGYSSTTRNIGRMNNIGVELAIEGDVIRKKDLTFTAALNISHNKNEVAKLADGVDIFGTTFTNYGSGAITIIREGQPLGAFYLYKDAGFNEQGQLSYVDMNDDKAFTDRADRYIAGSPYPDFIYGFNGDLRYKNWALNFLIQGTQGNEVFNLSEMRNYSYSQGMNIESKVYYESWREGKDNSNARYPRIERVGTLRYSDRFLEDGSYLRLKNISLAYYIPVPEKLQWIRSVSIYVSAQNYLTLTKYKGVDPEINSKGDDINSAIDHFTYPNTKTFSFGAKVQF comes from the coding sequence ATGAAACAAGCAACCATGCTATTGAAGCTGCTGCTTATGGTGCCCATATTACTGGGTACAATGAGCGCCGCCGCACAGTCGCCCCAGATCAAAGGGACTGTACTGGATGAACAGGGTAACCCGCTAATGGGGGTGACCGTCATTGTTAAGAAAGGAAAGACGGAAGCAGCTTCGGCTGTTACAGAAAAAGATGGCTCTTTTTCTGTGTTGCACCTGAAAATGTCTACGGCCTACGACCTGAATTTCAGCTACGTAGGGTTTGAAGCCTATGTGGAAAAAAATGTGGTGGTGAAAAGCGATATGAGTGCGCTGCTGATCCGTATGAAAAAGCAACAGAATGATCTTGACCAGGTAGTGGTGGTTGGTTATGGTTCCGTGAAAAAGCGTGATCTGACGGGTTCCGTCACTTCAGTGAAAGGGCCGGACCTGACTGCTTTTGTGGTGCCCGACCCTGTGATGGGATTGCAAGGCCGGGCCGCTGGCGTGCAGGTTTCCCAGAATACAGGTGCGCCTGATGGTGACTTCACCATCCGCATCAGGGGTGTGAATTCTATCAAAGGGAACAATTCGCCGTTGTATATAGTGGATGGTATCCCCTTCAGCAACTATTCTATCAATTCCTACGACATTGAATCTATAGAGATCCTGAAGGATGCCTCTGCTACGGCTATTTATGGCTCCAGGGGCGCCAACGGTGTGCTGATCATTACTACTAAAAGAGGAAAGTCCGGCAGGACCAATATCAACTATAATTTTGATTATGGTATGCAGTCTCGCATCAAATCCCTGGATCTGATGGATGCCCAGGAATGGGCCCGGTTTTATAACGAATACCTGGTAAATGCGGCTATTCTTACCCAGCCGGCCTTCACAGAAACGGAGATCAGTGCTATGGGCAAGGGGACCGACTGGCAGGACCTGATGCTGAAAGACGCTCCCATCAGCAACCATAACCTGACTTTTTCCGGTGGCTCGGAAAAGACCCGGTATTTTGTCAGCGGTTCCGCTCTGTTGCGGGACGGGCTTATTCAGAATAGCTCCTTTAATAAATACAATGTCCGGTCCAGCCTTGACTTTTCTCCTAACCAGTTGCTGGATGTAGCCCTGCAACTGGGTTATTCATCGGTGGCCAGGATGAACCAGGCGGATGGTGGTGGCAACGGCGGGTCTTCTATGTTCGGTGCAATCTATTCGGCCTCGCCGCTGTTTACGCCTTATGACGATAATGGGAAATACAGGGATCTTCGTTCTGTATATGCCTGGTCGTCCCATGAGTTGAAGAACCCCGTGATCATGGCCAATGAAGCTGCCTATAAAACGGTCTTTAACCTCAGTAATATGAATGCTTCTGTGAACTTCAAACCGCTGCACGGGCTTTCTATCCGGTCCTCATTGGGTATTGAAAATTCTGATGGAAGGTATGATGGGTATACTACGTCTAAATATATCTACCAGAACAACAGCGCATCGGTCAATCACCAGCGCTATACCAGCCTGACCAACGAGAATACCATTAACTATGCGCTTGCCATGGGCAATGAGCATAAGCTGGACATGCTGGCGGGATATACTTACCAGCAATATGTCAGCAGGCGGATCTCAGCTTCAGGTAATACCTTCCTATCAGATGGTTCCGGTACCAACGACCTGGGTTCGGCGGAGATTATCAATACACCTGCTTCTGCTTATACCAAATGGGTGCTGATGTCTTATCTCGGTCGTCTCAATTATACCTTCCGCGATAAATACCTGTTCACTGCCAGTATCCGGGCTGATGGTTCCAGCCGTTATTCTGCTGGTCAGCGCTGGGGCTATTTCCCTTCTGCGGCAGTGGCCTGGAGAGTTTCCAAAGAATCCTTCATGGATGCGTTGACGGCTGTGTCCGATCTGAAGTTACGCGCCAGCTATGGCAAAACAGGCTCCACGGCTATCGATCCCTATTCTACCCAGAACCTGCTGCAGTCAGGCAAAGCCGCCACCGGCAATGGCAACTATACCTATTATGCTCCGGGCAATACCTATCCCGGTTCCCTGAAATGGGAAACAACCACGCAGTACGATATCGGTTTTGATCTTGGTCTCTTCAACCAGCGTATACGGATCACCGGCGATTATTACTACAAATTCACTACCGACCTGCTGAATACTGTGTTCCTTCCTTCTTCTTCGGGTTATTCATCCACCACCAGGAATATCGGTCGCATGAATAACATTGGCGTAGAGTTGGCTATTGAAGGAGATGTTATTCGTAAAAAGGACCTGACCTTTACAGCTGCGCTCAATATCTCCCATAATAAGAATGAAGTGGCAAAACTGGCTGATGGGGTGGACATCTTTGGCACGACCTTCACCAACTATGGATCTGGCGCCATCACTATTATCCGGGAAGGACAGCCCCTGGGCGCTTTCTACCTCTACAAGGATGCCGGCTTCAATGAACAGGGGCAGCTTTCTTATGTAGATATGAATGACGATAAAGCCTTTACAGACCGGGCTGACCGGTACATCGCCGGATCTCCCTATCCTGATTTTATCTATGGGTTCAATGGTGATCTCCGTTATAAGAACTGGGCGCTGAACTTTTTGATCCAGGGTACCCAGGGCAATGAGGTCTTTAACCTGAGCGAAATGCGGAACTACAGCTATTCCCAGGGTATGAATATTGAAAGCAAAGTATATTACGAGAGCTGGAGAGAAGGAAAAGATAACAGCAATGCCAGATATCCCCGCATTGAAAGGGTAGGCACCCTTCGTTACTCGGACCGCTTCCTGGAGGATGGCTCTTATCTACGCCTGAAAAATATCAGTCTGGCCTATTATATCCCTGTACCGGAAAAGCTGCAGTGGATCAGGAGCGTCAGTATCTACGTGAGCGCCCAGAATTACCTGACCCTCACAAAATATAAGGGCGTTGACCCTGAGATCAACTCTAAGGGGGATGATATCAACAGCGCCATCGATCATTTCACGTACCCCAATACCAAAACCTTTTCGTTTGGCGCCAAGGTGCAGTTTTAA
- a CDS encoding RagB/SusD family nutrient uptake outer membrane protein, which produces MRVNTWLLLFCLLSGVVLSSCEKALEETDFTYSISSTSFYNTPKEANAAVMAPLDIMRASYDANWFSTLEINTEYCYPKGVYTGYAYNGIVNATHETRLATNWTNIYKAILFCNTAIGKLPAANAMTQQEIASYLAELRFLRALNYFNIVRHWGGAPLRTDKNITEWDLRKSTVSDLYAFITEELKFAIDNCPDVPRLVGTPGKNAAKALLAEVYLYTENYPEAKRLSEEVINSNAYSLVNVGSVRDFDKVFGYDLVTSSEEVFYIKTSRTDNKTWNYLSYTAHPQYQIDGKRMANGFGYFTHFTDLRNQVIEDWDTEDFRYGRNIGFYVFGASAYGNYTCLLTKYWDPNSSDGNGNVSIPLIRYSDVLLTFAEASARVAGTPTAASIEAINKLRRRGYGFDPATANATIDYKLADYAAMGDFIDLLVKEERYERFNEGKHWDFTVRVGKAQDLVGAYYNLSGTYTTIAQKHYLWKIPDNEFNYNKALNQAVDQNPGY; this is translated from the coding sequence ATGCGAGTGAATACCTGGTTATTGTTGTTCTGTCTGCTGTCGGGTGTTGTGCTGAGCTCCTGCGAAAAAGCACTGGAAGAAACGGATTTTACCTATTCCATTTCCAGCACTTCTTTTTACAATACCCCCAAGGAGGCCAATGCTGCTGTAATGGCGCCGCTGGATATCATGCGGGCTTCCTATGATGCCAACTGGTTCTCTACCCTGGAGATCAATACTGAATATTGTTATCCTAAGGGCGTTTACACGGGCTATGCATATAACGGCATAGTGAATGCCACCCATGAAACCCGTCTGGCCACCAACTGGACCAATATCTATAAAGCCATCCTGTTCTGTAATACAGCCATCGGCAAGCTGCCGGCGGCCAATGCCATGACCCAGCAGGAGATTGCAAGCTACCTGGCTGAACTACGCTTTTTACGAGCGCTGAATTATTTCAATATTGTACGGCATTGGGGTGGGGCGCCGCTGCGCACGGATAAGAATATCACTGAGTGGGACCTGCGCAAGAGTACGGTCAGCGATCTCTATGCTTTCATTACAGAAGAGCTGAAGTTTGCCATCGACAATTGCCCGGATGTTCCCCGCCTGGTGGGAACGCCTGGTAAAAATGCTGCTAAAGCCTTGCTGGCTGAAGTATACCTGTATACGGAGAACTACCCGGAAGCGAAACGTTTGTCGGAAGAAGTGATCAACAGCAATGCCTATTCCCTGGTCAATGTAGGTTCGGTACGGGATTTCGATAAAGTATTTGGGTACGATCTGGTGACATCTTCCGAAGAAGTGTTCTATATAAAAACTTCGAGGACGGATAATAAGACCTGGAACTACTTGTCGTACACAGCGCACCCCCAATACCAGATAGATGGTAAGCGAATGGCCAATGGTTTTGGGTACTTCACGCATTTTACCGATCTGCGCAATCAGGTGATTGAAGACTGGGATACGGAGGATTTCCGGTATGGCCGCAATATTGGCTTTTATGTTTTCGGGGCTTCTGCCTATGGCAACTATACCTGTCTGCTGACCAAATACTGGGATCCCAATTCTTCTGATGGCAATGGCAATGTGTCCATTCCCCTGATCCGTTATTCCGATGTACTGCTCACCTTTGCAGAAGCCAGTGCAAGAGTGGCAGGTACTCCCACAGCAGCTTCGATAGAAGCCATCAATAAATTACGCAGGCGTGGTTACGGGTTTGATCCTGCAACTGCCAATGCCACTATAGACTACAAGCTGGCAGATTACGCTGCCATGGGCGACTTCATTGATTTGTTGGTGAAAGAAGAAAGGTATGAGCGGTTCAACGAGGGTAAGCATTGGGATTTTACAGTGCGGGTAGGCAAGGCCCAGGACCTGGTAGGCGCTTATTATAATTTATCCGGTACCTATACCACAATAGCGCAGAAACATTACCTGTGGAAGATCCCGGACAATGAGTTCAACTATAACAAGGCATTGAACCAGGCGGTGGATCAGAATCCTGGTTATTGA
- a CDS encoding endonuclease/exonuclease/phosphatase family protein, which produces MKKSISCIVLCFLAVMAMAQSVQESPVRLRVATYNVGHFNQGRLGGFQGERANIEAMRWREWIGQQGLDILGVNEWNKNFDKDSTIDATQELLKPYYNNTYFGERHTWIYNGIATNYQLTNIRQKYWAGDYYAVIGDLKIGNRVITVMSTHIPWQKDWHAAALDSFLVELKKYKYLICMGDINALDAEQFRFQEQGLNIANGGYQGWFCTAPTGRALGKKDGINIDNIITSRNIKIMTISAPFTTLNDRDHLPVLAELVITD; this is translated from the coding sequence ATGAAGAAGAGTATCAGTTGCATAGTCCTTTGCTTTCTCGCTGTAATGGCCATGGCCCAGTCTGTCCAGGAATCGCCTGTCAGGCTAAGGGTGGCTACTTACAATGTAGGCCACTTTAACCAGGGGCGTCTGGGCGGTTTCCAGGGTGAGCGGGCCAATATTGAAGCCATGCGCTGGCGTGAGTGGATCGGCCAGCAGGGGCTGGATATCCTGGGCGTGAACGAATGGAACAAAAACTTCGATAAAGACAGTACCATTGACGCCACGCAGGAGTTGCTGAAGCCTTATTATAACAATACCTATTTCGGTGAACGGCATACCTGGATCTATAATGGTATTGCCACCAATTACCAGCTGACCAATATCCGGCAGAAATACTGGGCCGGCGACTACTATGCTGTCATCGGTGATCTGAAAATTGGTAACCGGGTCATCACGGTGATGTCCACGCATATTCCCTGGCAGAAGGACTGGCATGCAGCAGCGCTGGATTCCTTCCTGGTGGAGCTGAAAAAATACAAATACCTGATCTGTATGGGTGACATCAATGCCCTGGATGCAGAGCAGTTCCGCTTCCAGGAACAGGGCCTCAATATCGCCAACGGCGGCTACCAGGGTTGGTTTTGCACAGCCCCTACCGGCAGGGCCTTGGGTAAGAAAGATGGGATCAATATTGATAATATCATTACCAGTCGCAATATCAAGATCATGACCATTTCGGCTCCCTTCACCACGCTGAACGACCGGGATCATCTTCCGGTGTTGGCAGAGCTGGTGATCACGGATTGA